The genomic region GCGGTGCCGTCCGCCTGCTCGGGCTCCGGCGTCACCGGTGCGCCGGTCTCGGTGGTCACCTTGCCGAACAGGGGCGTGCCGGGACCCTCGATCCGGGCCAGCACCAGTCCGGCCTCGTCCGGGCCGACCAGCCACAACCGGCCGGTGTGCCGGACCACCAGGTGCGCCACCCGGCCGCCCATCTCCTGGACGCGCAGCCGCCTGCCCTCGGCCTCGACCACGAAGTGCCTGCCGTCCAGGCCGAGCACCTCGGCGTGCACCTGACGCCAGGCCTGCGCGGTCATCAGCTCCTTGGCCGCGCGGTTCTGCGGGACGAGCCAGATCACCAGCACCACCTGCAGCACCAGCAGCAGCGCGGCCCCGCCCAGCGCGGCCACCCAGGCCACCGGGGTGATCCCGAGCAGGTACAGCACCCCACCGAGCGCGGCGCACAGGGCGATCCCGCCCAGCGGGGCGCGCACCAGCGTCTGCTGGTAGTCGCGGATGCCCACGGCCAGGGCGTCCTCGATGGCGGGCCGGTCGGTCACCGGTTGGGCGACGATGGCGGACGAGGCGGGTTGCACCTGGCCAGGATAGAGAGGTCCCTCGGTCGGCTGACTTTCCTCCGACGGCAACTCAAGTTAGCCTTGCCTAAGTTGGAGGTGATCCGTGGAGACCAAGAGTCGTCGCCCGCCGATGCCGGGAGCCGCAGAGCGGGCCCGGACCATGGGTGTCCGGGGCGGCAAGGCGGTGCTGATGCCTGCCGTCGACGGCGACACGCCCCGGGTGGAACCGCTGCTGCACCACGTGCACGCGGACGGGTCGGCCTCGCTGCTGCTGGACGAGGACCACGAGCTGGTCGGTCTGGCCTGGCAGGCGCCGCACGGTGAGCTGACCGCGATGGTCGAGCTGACCGACCCGGCGCCGGTGCGCCTGCGCGAGCCGGTGCGCGGACTGCTGTGGATCACCGGCTTCCTGCAGGCCCTGGACGAGCGCGGGGCCAGGGCCGAGGCGCTCTCGGTGGCCGCCACCCGGCCGGACCCCCGGCTGCTGGACGTCGGCCACGGCGCGACCATGCTGCGCCTGGTGCCCGCCTCGCTGGTGCTGGCCGACGCCGAGGGCACCTGCTCGCTCACCCCGCAGGAGTTCGCCGCGGCCACGCCGGACCCGTTCTGCCTGATGGAGGACGACTGGCTGCGGCACCTGGAGCTCTCCCACCGCGACGTGGTGGACCTGCTCGCCCGGCACATCCCGGAACAACTGCGCGGCGGCCACGTCCGGCCGCTGGGCCTGGACCGGCTCGGGCTGCGGCTGCGGGTGGAGGCCGCCGACGGGGACCACGACGTGCGACTGGCCTTCTCCAAGTCGGTGACCACTCCGCACGAGCTGTCCCTTGAGCTGCGGCGCTTGGTCGGCTGCCCGTTCATGGCCAGCTTGCACAGCGACTGACAACACGAAGCCCGGCTCCTGCCGGGAAGCCGGGCTTCGTGGTTTCGGCCTGGGAGGGGGCCACGTCCTCCCGGCCGGGGTCTAGCGGATGTGCATTCCCGAGATCGCCCTGGAGATGACCAGGCGCTGGATCTCGCTGGTGCCCTCGAAGATGGTGAAGATCTTGCTGTCCCGGTGCCAGCGCTCCACCGGGTGCTCGCGGGTGTAGCCGTTGCCGCCCAGGATCTGGATCGCGCGCTCGGTGGCCCAGACCGCGACCTCGCCGGCCTTCAGCTTGGACATCGAGCCCTCGGCCGCGTCGAACTTGGCCTCGTTGCGGCCCATCCAGGCCGCGCGCCAGACCAGCAGGCGGGCCGCGTCGATCTCCATCTTCATGTCGGCCAGGGTGAAGGCGATGGACTGGTTCTCGATGATCGGGCGGCCGAAGGTGACCCGCTGCTTGGCGTAGTCCAGCGCGTACTCATACGCCGCCCTGGCGATGCCGATGGCCATCGCGCCCACCGGCGGGCGGGTCAGCTCGAAGGTCTTCATCGCGGCCTGGGCGCCGGCCTTCTTGCCCTCGCGGGCCCTGGCCAGCTTCTCGTCCAGCTTGTCCTTGCCGCCCAGCAGGCAGCTGCCGGGCACCCGCACGTCGTCCAGGAAGACGTCGGCGGTGTGCGAGGCGCGCAGGCCGTGCTTCTTGATCTTCTTGGTGGCCACCAGGCCCTCGGTGCCGGGCGGCACGATGAACGCGGCCTGGCCCCTGGAGCCCAGCTCCTTGTCCACCACGGCCTGCACCACGTGCACGTTGGCGATGCCGCCGTTGGTGGCCCAGGCCTTCTGGCCGTTGAGCACCCACTCGTCCTTGGCCTCGTCGTAGACCGCGCGGGTGCGCATGGCCGAGACGTCCGAGCCCGCTTCCGGCTCGGAGGAGCAGAACGCGGCCACCTTGGGGTCGTCCACGTCGCCGAAGCACTGCGGGACCCACTCCACGAACTGCTCCGGCGTGCCCGCGGCGAAGATCCCGGCGACCGCCAGGTTCGTGCCGAAGATCGCCAGGCCGATGCCCGCGTCGCCCCAGAACAGCTCCTCCAGCACGATCGGCAGGGAGAGCCCGGTGGGGTCGGCGTAGAAGGTGGCCAGCGACTCGAAGTTGTACAGCCCGATCTTGGCCGCCTCCTGGATCAGCGGCCAGGGCGTCTCCTCCCGCTCGTCCCATTCGGCGGCGGCTGGCCGAACGGAGTCGGCGGCGAACCCGTGCACCCAGTCACGGAGGTCGCGCTGTTCCTCGTTCAGTTCCAGTGAGAAGGTCACGGGCGGTTCTCCCTCACGCCTTGGGGATGCTGAACAGGTTCGAAAGGCCCGCGGCGAAACCGAGGTCGCCCTTGACCTTGATCTTTCCGGTCATGAACATCACCGGGGCGGAGCCGTTGCCGGAGGCGAGCTTGAGGAACTCGGCCGGCGAGAGGGTCACGGTCACCCTGGGCTCGGCCTTGTTCTCCTTGTTCACCGAGCAGGCGCCGTCGGCGATGACCGTCTCGTAGCGCTCGTAGTCCTCGCCGCTGGCGATCCGCCAGTGCACGACCGCCCTGGCCGAACCGGCCTTCTCCGCCTTGAAGTGCACTTCCATCCGGCGGAAGACCTCGTCCAGCACCCGCACCCGCAGCTCGGGGCGGGCCATCACGGCCTCGATCTGGTCCTTGGAGGCCCGGGAGATGAGGCGGGCGAAGGAGTGCGGGTCGATCGAGCTGAGGTCGACGGCCTCGCCACTGCCGGCCACTTCGGAGGCGGCGGAGAGGAGCGAGACGAACTCCTCCTTGCTGATCTTCTTGGGATCAACCGTGCTCAGGGCAGCGATCGGATCGCTGTTCGTCATGGAAACCTCCCGCTTACCTACTGAGCAGTAACTCTACTTTCGAGTAGGTT from Crossiella sp. CA-258035 harbors:
- a CDS encoding DUF2470 domain-containing protein, translated to MPGAAERARTMGVRGGKAVLMPAVDGDTPRVEPLLHHVHADGSASLLLDEDHELVGLAWQAPHGELTAMVELTDPAPVRLREPVRGLLWITGFLQALDERGARAEALSVAATRPDPRLLDVGHGATMLRLVPASLVLADAEGTCSLTPQEFAAATPDPFCLMEDDWLRHLELSHRDVVDLLARHIPEQLRGGHVRPLGLDRLGLRLRVEAADGDHDVRLAFSKSVTTPHELSLELRRLVGCPFMASLHSD
- a CDS encoding acyl-CoA dehydrogenase family protein encodes the protein MTFSLELNEEQRDLRDWVHGFAADSVRPAAAEWDEREETPWPLIQEAAKIGLYNFESLATFYADPTGLSLPIVLEELFWGDAGIGLAIFGTNLAVAGIFAAGTPEQFVEWVPQCFGDVDDPKVAAFCSSEPEAGSDVSAMRTRAVYDEAKDEWVLNGQKAWATNGGIANVHVVQAVVDKELGSRGQAAFIVPPGTEGLVATKKIKKHGLRASHTADVFLDDVRVPGSCLLGGKDKLDEKLARAREGKKAGAQAAMKTFELTRPPVGAMAIGIARAAYEYALDYAKQRVTFGRPIIENQSIAFTLADMKMEIDAARLLVWRAAWMGRNEAKFDAAEGSMSKLKAGEVAVWATERAIQILGGNGYTREHPVERWHRDSKIFTIFEGTSEIQRLVISRAISGMHIR
- a CDS encoding SCP2 sterol-binding domain-containing protein, coding for MTNSDPIAALSTVDPKKISKEEFVSLLSAASEVAGSGEAVDLSSIDPHSFARLISRASKDQIEAVMARPELRVRVLDEVFRRMEVHFKAEKAGSARAVVHWRIASGEDYERYETVIADGACSVNKENKAEPRVTVTLSPAEFLKLASGNGSAPVMFMTGKIKVKGDLGFAAGLSNLFSIPKA